The nucleotide sequence GGTGTGGGGGTGGCCTTCGAGGGCACGCCGCTGAAGCGGTCGAAGGTCGTCGGGATGCCGCTGCGCCGCGAGATCGTGACGCTCGACCGCGACGCGCTTCGCGACGAGGCGGCGGCGTATTTCGGCCTCGACCCGGCGAAGCCCGTGCTCCTGGTCTTCGGCGGCTCGCTCGGCGCCCAGCGCCTCAACGCCGCTTTCGGCGACGGGCACGATGAAGGCTGGCGCGCCGTGGTCGACGCCGGGTGGCAGCTGCTGCACGTCACGGGCGAGCGCTCCGAGCTCGCCGACCCCGGCTCACCCGGCTATGTCGTCCGCCGCTACGTCGACCGGATGGACCTCGCCTTCGCCCTCGCCGACTTCATCGTGTCTCGTTCGGGCGCGGCCACCGTGAGCGAGATCAGCGCTCTGGGAATCCCCACCGCGTACGTGCCGTACGCCGTGGGCAACGGCGAACAGGCGCTGAACGCTTCATCGGCCGTTCGCGCGGGCGCGGCGATCGTGATCCCGGATGCGGAGTTCACCGGCGACCGCGTGCGCTCGGAGGTCGTGCCGCTGCTGGCCGACGAGACCCGCCGCGCGGCGATGGCGGCGGCCGCGGCATCCGTCGGCACCCGCACCGGAACCGAGAACGTCGTCGCGATGATCGACGACGCGCTCAGCGCCTGAGACGATCGGACTCGCGTCCACCTCGGAGGGTGATGGTGGCGCGGGGGCGATCGGAGGCCGATGGTGGCTGCGGCGAAGCGCGCGGCAGCGGTTCTGCTGACCGGACTGTGCGTGCCGGCACTGGTCGGCTGCGTCCACGGTCCGGGCGAGCCGAAGGGGGGCCCGACGCCGGCGGCGTTCCTCGAGCGCGACGAGCTGCCGTCGTGCGGGGCGGTCGAACTCGATCAGGGCGAGCAGATCCCCTCGGGAGACCTCGCCTGCCTCGAGGAGGCGACCACCGCCGGAGCGGAGCTCGCGGTGACGCGACCGACCGTCGAGGGCGACCCGATCGCGGAGTACTACAGGGTGCTCCCCGGTGGCGGCGGCGGGTGGGAGATCTACACCGACATGACACAGGATCGGTACGGCGAGGGCTGGTGGCTCAATGAGTGCCCCGATGCGCTGTCGATGTCGCAGCTCGGTGAGTGCACGAGCACGCGGTTGTGAGTTCGGTCACGCCGGGGCGGGGGGTGCGGCGCGCAGCGCCGCGGTGACTGCTGCGAGGGCCTCCTCGGCTCCAGACGCAGATCGCGCACCTGCGCGGCGAAGGCGGCGGCAGCGCGCTGCAGCTGCTGACGTGCGGGGGTCGGCGTCGAAGGCGACGAACGTGCCGTTGCGGCCCCGTGTCTCGATGATTCCGGATGCCTCGAGCTCGCGGTACGCGCGAGCGACCGTGCCCGGCGCGACCCCGAGGTCTTCCGCGAGGCGGCTCACCGTGGGCACAAATGGCCCCCGCCGGAGCCTCCCAGCGCGCCGGGGGCGCAGCATCCGTGACCCGACCTAGACTTGACCGGTCATGATCAGACCCGATCTCAGTCTTCCCATCCCCGTCGACATCACCGCCGCCCACTTCATCGGAATCGGCGGATCCGGCATGTCGGGACTCGCCCGCATGTACCTGGAGCGCGGGATCCGCGTGTCGGGCTCCGACCGCGCCGACAGCAAGACGCTGCGCGAGCTCGCCGAGCTCGGCGCGACCGTCTACGTCGGACACGACGCCGCGAACCTCGCCGACGACGTCGACACCGTCGTGCACACCGGCGCGATCTGGCCCGAGAACCCTGAATTCGTGCTCGCCAAGGAGCGCGGCCTCCCCGTGATCCACCGGTCCCAGGCGCTGTACTGGCTGATCGGCGGCCGCCGGCTCGTCTCCGTGGCCGGCGCGCACGGCAAGACCACGTCGACGGGCATGATCGTCACGGCGCTCCGCGACCTCGGCGTCCGGCCGACCTTCGTCAACGGCGGCGTGATCGCGCAGCTCGGCGTCTCCAGCGGCAGCGGTGACGACGACCTCTTCGTGATCGAGGCCGACGAGTCCGACGGCACGTTCCTGCTCTATGACACATCGGTCGCGCTCATCACGAACGTCGACCCCGACCACCTCGACCACTGGGGCACGCGCGACGCGTTCTACGCCGCGTTCGCCCGGTTCGCGAACGCGGCGCGCGAAGCCGTCGTCATCTCGTCCGACGACGCGGGCGCGCAGCTCGTCACCGCGCAGCTGACCCACCCGAACGTCGTCACCTTCGGCGAAGCCGACGGCGCCACGGTGCGGGTCACCGACATCGTGACCGACGGCCCGGTCTCGTTCCGCATCACGCACGACGGTGTGACCGTCGACGCGCAGCTGCCGGTGCCCGGCGCGCACAACGCGATCAACGCCGCCGGCGCGGTCGCCGTGCTGCTCACGCTCGGCCACGACCTCGAGCCCGCGGTCCGCGCGGTCGAGGGCTTCGCCGGCACCGTCCGCCGCTTCGAGCTGCACGGCGTCGAGCGGGGCGTCAGCGTCTTCGACGACTACGCCCACCACCCGACCGAGGTTGCCGCCGCCCTCGCGGCCGCGCGCTCGGTCGTCGGGGACGGACGCCTCATCGCGATCCAGCAGCCGCACACCTACTCGCGCACGCAGGAGATGTACCGCGAATTCGCCGAGGTGCTCGAGCGGTACGCCGACCACACGGTCATGCTCGACGTCTACGGCGCGCGCGAGGATCCGGTGGCGGGCGTGACCGGAGAGCTCGTGAGCGACGCGTTCGCCGACCCGTCCCACGTCCACTACGTGCCCGACTGGCAGGAGGCCGCCGACTACACCGCGTCGGTCGCCCGCGACGGCGACTACGTCATCACGCTCGGCTGCGGCAACGTGTACCTGATCATCCCGCAGGTGCTCGAGGCCCTCGGCCGCGAGGACGCCGGAGCCTAGGCCCGCATGCGCCGCCCGTCGCCGTTGCCGCAGTCGCCGGTCGCCTCGCGCGGGGCGGCCGAGAAGGCCGCACCGGCACGCCCCTCCCGTCTCGCCGACGCGGCAGCTCCGCGCGCCACGGAGCGCGAGCGCGAAGAGCCGACGCTCGACGAGAACCCCACCGCGCCCGTCATCCCGCTGGCATCGCCGACACCGCTGCCCGACGCCAAGGCTGCGTCGGATGACGCGACCACGTGGGAGGGAACGGATGCCGCGGACGTCGGCTTCCGCGAGGTGTTCAAGGCGGCTCGCGCCCGGCGCAAGGCGCTGCGCGCCGAGATCCGCCGCTTCACCGTGCGTCAGCGACGCCGGCGTGCGGTGTTGCTCGGGGCGGCAGCATCCGTTCTCCTCCTCGCCCTCGGCACTCTCGGCGCCGCGTACAGTCCGCTCTTCGGGGTGGAGAAGATCACCGTGGTGGGTGCGCAGCAGCTCGCCGTCGCGGACATCGCCGACGCCCTGTCTGGGCAGCTCGGAACGCCGCTGCCGCTCGTGGACGAGAGTGCCATCAAGGCCGAACTCGTCGCGTTCCCTCTGATCGAGACGTACGCGCTCGAGGCGCGTCCGCCGCACGAACTCGTGGTGCGGATCGTCGAGCGCACGCCGGTCGGCCTCATCGAGACCCGCGCCGGCTACACGCTCGTCGACGCGGCGGGGGTCGCCCTCTCGACCACGGCGACGCCGAGCCCCGGCACGCCGCTGCTCACGATCACCGGCGGTGTGGATTCCGAGGCGTTCGCCGCGGCAGGTCAGGTCATGCGATCGCTGCCGGAGGAGATCCGCGCGCAGGTGACGGGGGTCACCGCCTCCACCCCCGACGACGTGACGCTCGAGCTGGGCGGCACGAACACGCAGGTGGTGTGGGGCAGTGCCGAGGAGTCGGCGAAGAAGGCATATGTGCTGCGGGCGACGATGGCCGCCCGCCCGCCCGCTGACGTGTTCTCGTACGACGTCTCGTCACCGGACGCCGTCGTCGTCCGCTGACCGGCGCACCCTCTGACGCGACTTCGAGTACCAGTTGCCGCGACACGCCGACTCGGTCCGAGCGCGCGCGTGGCATCCGCCTACTTTCGTGACAAAGGAATTGCATACCGGGCAATTCTTTATACCTCTACTAGAGGTTGAAGGTTTAGACAGGTCCAGGGCTACGGAGGCCGGCATGAGCCAGAACCAGAACTACCTCGCCGTCATCAAGGTGGTCGGCGTCGGCGGCGGCGGAGTGAATGCGGTCAACCGCATGATCGAGCTCGGCCTGCGGGGCGTCGAGTTCATCGCGATCAACACCGATGCTCAGGCTCTGCTCATGAGCGACGCCGACGTCAAGCTCGACGTGGGACGCGAGCTCACACGCGGGCTCGGCGCGGGTGCCGACCCCGAGGTGGGTCGCCGTGCCGCCGAGGACCACGCGGAGGAGATCGAGGAGGCGCTGCGCGGCGCCGACATGGTCTTCGTCACCGCCGGCGAGGGTGGCGGCACCGGTACCGGCGGTGCCCCGGTGGTCGCGAAGATCGCGAAGTCGATAGGAGCACTCACGATCGGTGTCGTGACGAAGCCCTTCTCCTTCGAGGGTCGTCGCCGGCAGCAGCAGGCCGAGACGGGAGTCGCTCGCCTGAAGGAAGAGGTCGACACCCTCATCGTGGTGCCGAACGACCGCCTGCTCGAGATCAGCGACCGGGGCATCTCGATGATCGAGGCGTTCGCCACGGCCGACCAGGTTCTCCTCGCCGGTGTGCAGGGCATCACGGACCTCATCACGACGCCCGGTCTCATCAACCTCGACTTCGCCGACGTCAAGTCGGTCATGCAGGGAGCGGGGTCGGCCCTCATGGGCATCGGCTCGGCGCGGGGGGCGGATCGCGCCATCAAGGCCGCGGAGCTCGCTGTCGAATCGCCTCTGCTCGAGGCCTCGATCGAGGGCGCGCACGGCGTGCTGCTGTCGATCCAGGGCGGATCGAACCTCGGCATCTTCGAGATCAACGACGCGGCGCAGCTCGTCAAGGAGGCCGCGCACCCCGAGGCGAACATCATCTTCGGTACCGTCATCGACGACACGCTCGGCGACGAGGTGCGCGTCACCGTCATCGCCGCAGGCTTCGACGGCGGCGAGCCGCAGGCCCGCATCGAGCCGATCACGGCCGCCCGCGTCGTCTCGACTCCCGCGCTGCCGGTGACGCCCGCCGACGAGGCTGCGAAGGACCGCGACGCCGTCGAGACGCCGGCCGCCGTTCCGGTGGCGGTCGGCGCGGTGACCGAGTCGTCGTACGACACGGCCTTCGGCGACGACGACCTCGACATCCCCGATTTCCTCAAGTAAGTGGGCGGTCTCGCCGAGCGTCTCGCGGCGATCGATGAACGGATAGCGGATGCTGCGCGTGCAGCGCATCGCGACCCGTCCGGGCTCACCCGCATCGTCGTGACGAAGTTCCACCCCGCGGCGCTCGTGGAGGAGCTGTACGGGCTCGGTGTGCGCGACGTGGGGGAGAACCGGCAGCAGGAGTTCAGTCGCAAGGCCGTCGAAGTCAGAGACCTCGACGGCCTGCGCTGGCACTTCATCGGGCAGGCGCAGACCAACAAGGCGCGTGCGATCCGGGCCGCGGCATCCGTCGTCCACTCGCTCGACCGCGTCCGCCTTGCCGACGCGCTCGACGCCGCCGCCGAGCCGGGCGACGCCGCCCTGGACGTGCTGCTGCAGGTGAACCTCACCGACGACCCGGGTCGTGGGGGAGTCGCCCCTGGTGACCTCGAGCCCCTCGCCTCGCATGCCGCGGCGCTGCCCTCGCTGCGCGTGCGAGGGGTGATGGCGGTCGCACCGCTGGACGAGCCACCCGCGTCCGCCTTCGAGCGCCTGAACGGTCTCTCGGGCATCGTGCGCTCGGTCGTCCCCGACGCCGAGTGGATCTCCGCCGGCATGACTGCCGACTTCGCCGAGGCCATCGCGGCCGGCGCGACACACCTACGCATCGGTTCGGCAATCACCGGACCCAGGCCAGAACGCGGTTAGCCTCGGAACAGATGAGCACTACGGAGGATCAGATGTCGAACCCGCTCAAGAAGACCATGGTGTACCTCGGACTCGCCGACGAGGAAGAGGTCTACGAAGAGCCGGCCCCTCAGCCGCGTGCTCGCACCTCCGAGAAGGTGGTCGACAAGCCGGCGGCGCCGGTGACCCCGATCCATCGCCCCGCGGTGGTGCGTCAGCCGGCGCCCGCGGCGATCAACGAGATTCTCACGGTGCACCCCAAGCAGTACCGCGATGCCCAGGTCATCGCCGAGAACTTCCGTGACGGCATCCCCGTCATCATCAACCTCTCGCAGATGAGCGACGCCGACGCGCGGCGCCTCATCGACTTCGCGAGCGGCTTGTCGCTCGGCCTGTACGGACGCATCGAGCGGGTCACCAGCAAGGTGTTCCTGCTCTCGCCCGAGAACGTCGCCGTGTCGGGCGACGG is from Microbacterium sp. LWH3-1.2 and encodes:
- a CDS encoding YggS family pyridoxal phosphate-dependent enzyme, whose amino-acid sequence is MGGLAERLAAIDERIADAARAAHRDPSGLTRIVVTKFHPAALVEELYGLGVRDVGENRQQEFSRKAVEVRDLDGLRWHFIGQAQTNKARAIRAAASVVHSLDRVRLADALDAAAEPGDAALDVLLQVNLTDDPGRGGVAPGDLEPLASHAAALPSLRVRGVMAVAPLDEPPASAFERLNGLSGIVRSVVPDAEWISAGMTADFAEAIAAGATHLRIGSAITGPRPERG
- a CDS encoding UDP-N-acetylglucosamine--N-acetylmuramyl-(pentapeptide) pyrophosphoryl-undecaprenol N-acetylglucosamine transferase — protein: MTTYLLAGGGTAGHVNPLLAVADALRARDPEAEVLVLGTREGLEARLVPERGYELLFVDKVPFPRRPNKAAAAFPARFPRAISQVRAHIAQRGVDVVVGFGGYASAPAYVAARRENVPFVVHEANARPGLANVLGARRASGVGVAFEGTPLKRSKVVGMPLRREIVTLDRDALRDEAAAYFGLDPAKPVLLVFGGSLGAQRLNAAFGDGHDEGWRAVVDAGWQLLHVTGERSELADPGSPGYVVRRYVDRMDLAFALADFIVSRSGAATVSEISALGIPTAYVPYAVGNGEQALNASSAVRAGAAIVIPDAEFTGDRVRSEVVPLLADETRRAAMAAAAASVGTRTGTENVVAMIDDALSA
- the ftsZ gene encoding cell division protein FtsZ, translated to MSQNQNYLAVIKVVGVGGGGVNAVNRMIELGLRGVEFIAINTDAQALLMSDADVKLDVGRELTRGLGAGADPEVGRRAAEDHAEEIEEALRGADMVFVTAGEGGGTGTGGAPVVAKIAKSIGALTIGVVTKPFSFEGRRRQQQAETGVARLKEEVDTLIVVPNDRLLEISDRGISMIEAFATADQVLLAGVQGITDLITTPGLINLDFADVKSVMQGAGSALMGIGSARGADRAIKAAELAVESPLLEASIEGAHGVLLSIQGGSNLGIFEINDAAQLVKEAAHPEANIIFGTVIDDTLGDEVRVTVIAAGFDGGEPQARIEPITAARVVSTPALPVTPADEAAKDRDAVETPAAVPVAVGAVTESSYDTAFGDDDLDIPDFLK
- a CDS encoding GntR family transcriptional regulator; the encoded protein is MLRPRRAGRLRRGPFVPTVSRLAEDLGVAPGTVARAYRELEASGIIETRGRNGTFVAFDADPRTSAAAARCRRLRRAGARSASGAEEALAAVTAALRAAPPAPA
- a CDS encoding cell division protein SepF; translation: MSNPLKKTMVYLGLADEEEVYEEPAPQPRARTSEKVVDKPAAPVTPIHRPAVVRQPAPAAINEILTVHPKQYRDAQVIAENFRDGIPVIINLSQMSDADARRLIDFASGLSLGLYGRIERVTSKVFLLSPENVAVSGDGAVAQADPESVPFAQP
- a CDS encoding FtsQ-type POTRA domain-containing protein, whose translation is MRRPSPLPQSPVASRGAAEKAAPARPSRLADAAAPRATEREREEPTLDENPTAPVIPLASPTPLPDAKAASDDATTWEGTDAADVGFREVFKAARARRKALRAEIRRFTVRQRRRRAVLLGAAASVLLLALGTLGAAYSPLFGVEKITVVGAQQLAVADIADALSGQLGTPLPLVDESAIKAELVAFPLIETYALEARPPHELVVRIVERTPVGLIETRAGYTLVDAAGVALSTTATPSPGTPLLTITGGVDSEAFAAAGQVMRSLPEEIRAQVTGVTASTPDDVTLELGGTNTQVVWGSAEESAKKAYVLRATMAARPPADVFSYDVSSPDAVVVR
- the murC gene encoding UDP-N-acetylmuramate--L-alanine ligase, whose product is MIRPDLSLPIPVDITAAHFIGIGGSGMSGLARMYLERGIRVSGSDRADSKTLRELAELGATVYVGHDAANLADDVDTVVHTGAIWPENPEFVLAKERGLPVIHRSQALYWLIGGRRLVSVAGAHGKTTSTGMIVTALRDLGVRPTFVNGGVIAQLGVSSGSGDDDLFVIEADESDGTFLLYDTSVALITNVDPDHLDHWGTRDAFYAAFARFANAAREAVVISSDDAGAQLVTAQLTHPNVVTFGEADGATVRVTDIVTDGPVSFRITHDGVTVDAQLPVPGAHNAINAAGAVAVLLTLGHDLEPAVRAVEGFAGTVRRFELHGVERGVSVFDDYAHHPTEVAAALAAARSVVGDGRLIAIQQPHTYSRTQEMYREFAEVLERYADHTVMLDVYGAREDPVAGVTGELVSDAFADPSHVHYVPDWQEAADYTASVARDGDYVITLGCGNVYLIIPQVLEALGREDAGA